The genomic stretch CAATAGCCATGAGTGGCTCCTTTATTTTAAGATTTAAACTTTAAAAAATTTGCCGCATTATACCGATGTCATAGGCAATAATCAGCTTTGAATGTGTAAAAGTTGCGATTTTTTCTACTGTTTTTAGCGAACTTCGTCTATCCAGGCCATCTGAATGCCTTCTAGCAATCCTTCCGTCGATTTATTTGGGTCATCACTGAAGTCTGGTAATGCGCACACCCATGCATGTAAATCGGTAAAACGAATCCATTGCGGATCAACTTCTGGATGTGCTTCTGACAATTCAATGGCAATATCAATCGTATCTGTCCAACGTAAGCCCATAGCGGCTCCTATCTGTTTAATCTGCTAAATCACGAACTGTGTACTTTAGCAAATCCACAAACCTAATCGATAGCTTAAGCTGATAAAAATTACCGATGCTTATAAAGCGATGTTCAATAATGGCGCTACAAAAATAATCATCGCAGCGACTGCTGCACCAATTAGGGCACCTACGATTACATCACTTGGATAATGAAGGCCCAGTACCATCCGAGACAAAGCGACAAGCACCATAAATGGGAACATTGCTGCAAGTAGAACTGGCTGGATATAACCCAACACAATCGTCACCATGACCGCATGAAGCGTATGACCCGATGGGAAGCTAAAGTGATCAAGTGGTCTTTCACCGAGCACAATCACCTGATGCACCTGATAAGGACGCGGTCGCGTTGTTTTATGTTTTAAAAATTTATAGATTGCTGTTCCGACCGAACCACCTAATAACAAGTAGATGATTTGAAGACTATAGGTGATGCCTTGCATGCCCCACACGATTGCCAGCATTAGATACCAAAACGGACCATCACCAACACGACTGATAATTTTGAAAAAAAGGGCAACACGCTGTGAGTGAGAGAAATTGTTCAGATATAAACAGCCTCTCAAATCTAAATCGAGTATTTTTATTTTTGCATTCTTAAATTTCATGGTCATTCTCCTATCTTAGGATACTTAGGTGAAGTCCAACGAGGGCTCCTTCACTACCTGATAAAATGCCTGCTCCAATTGCTGAACCGGAAGTTGCCAACCGCTTTGCTGTACTTTATGACAGGCTTGTACGCCCATTTCTCTAAGTTGTTGTACTGAAGGAAGCTGATAAATTTGTTGTATAAAGTGGTTTATTTGTCCAAGTGGGCTTAACCAGCCATTCACACCATGGGCTAAATATTGATGTGCACATGCATAATCATACGCGATAACTGGTAAACCGCTTGCCATCGCCTCTAAAACTACGTTACCAAACGTTTCAACTTGGCTGGCAAAAACGAATACATCTGCACTCGCATAGGCGGCTGCCAAATCTTGACCTCTCAGACTTCCGGTAAAGATAACACCCTTCGCTTCAGGTAGTGACTTTAAACGAGCAAAATCTGGGCCATCTCCTACAATTACTAATTTAGTTTTATGTGGCTGAATGGTTTGCAGGTTCGCATAACTTTCAATGAGAACTTGTACTTCTTTTTCGGGAGACAAACGCCCCACATAAAGCATAACGCGAGTATTCTCATCAGCATCCCATTGTTTTCGCAAATTTTCAGAGCGATGCTTAGGTGAAAATCTTATTGTATCTACGCCGCGCCCAACCACAACCAGTGGACAAGTAATACCAAAACCGCGTAATGCTTCTTGAGTATCTTTACTCGGCACACACGTTACTTGCGTATTATTATGAAACCAGCACAGATATTTTTGAATTGGCTTGACTAAAAAAGCCAAATCGAAGAATCGACTAAAATCTTGGAATGGTGAATGAAAACCACTCGAAATCGGAATAGCCTTTGCCTTAGCGGCTTGCATAGCAGTTAAGCCTAACGGTCCTTCAGTCACAATATGAACGACATCAGGTACAAACTTTTCAAAAGCTTTCGATACTTTTAAATATTGTGGCCAACCAAACTGTAAAGTCGGATATTTTGGAATCGCCTGCGACATCACCAGACATTCTTGCTCTGGCGTAAAGTCATGGCATTTTGCTTTTTGTTCTGGACGAATCAGTAAAATCTTATGCCCCTGTTTCTGTAAACCTTGGCATAATTGCAATAATGAAAGTGCCACACCATTGATTTCAGGTGGCCAAGTTTCGGTAACAATTGCAATTTTTAAACGTGGACGCACTAAATCATGCAGTGAATGCGTATTAGATAGTTGCTTTTGTTTAAAAAAGAATTGGAAGCTTTCAGGAAGTTGCTGTTGTTTTAATAGTGCTGTCGCGTATGAGCTTTGCATAGCGCCATCCATCAATGTATTTATTTTCATGCTTAAAGATTAAGCAGTTTTTTTGACAATTTGATGATAAATGCATGACAGTTTACTGACATGAAAAATAAAAAAAGCACACTGATAACAGCATGCTTTTTTCTTAAATCCTAGTAACTCTTAGCGATTTTGCAATTTTGCATAATCCATGAGTACATTAGCAGCTTCAGTCACAAAAGTTTCTTCTTCTGGTAATGCAGGACGTTGTGATGCTTTCATTTTGGCGCGAGATTCAGCTAAAGCATCCAATGAAGCTTGATAGCTTTCCCAGTTTGCAAAAGGCTTTTGACCCGTTGCAGCACGGCGTTCATTCTCTGCATCTAAAGTTTGTTTCTCTAAACCAAGTAATTCAGCACGGCGCTTATCAATATCAAGTACCACTTGTTTCTGATCACTCGTTACCTTAGCAATCGCAGTACGCTTATTTAGATATTTAAACTGAGCGTCATTGCCAACACGTTGTTCAGAGAATTGAGACAACTTTGTCACATAAGGTTGAACAGAACCTTCTCGCTTAAATGGTGCAGTAGGAATTGTGTCCCACTTCAACGCATTCTTCGATTTACGCTCACCAAACTCTTCGTTATAGATATCGACGAGTTTAATATCTGGCACTACACCTTTATTTTGTGTACTACCACCCGTAATACGATAGAACTTACGCTGAGTTAAAGTCGCTTGACCATATGCAAGAGTATCAAGTTGTACCTGAGCTGTACCCTTACCAGTCGTTGTACTACCAATAATAATACCGCGCTCATAATCTTGAATTGCAGCAGAGTAAATCTCACTTGCTGAAGCCGACGCCAAGTTCACCAATACCGCGAGTGGACCTGTATAAATTTGCTGACCGCCATCGTTATCTTCAAACACGCTTACGTTGCCATTGCCATCACGAATTTGTACAACCGGACCAGACTTAATCACCTGCCCCAACATACGTGCAACTTCTTCTAATGAGCCACCTGGGTCATTACGTAAGTCAATAATAATACCTTCTACTTTCTTCGCTTTTAGTGCTTCGAAAGCATTTGCAGTATCTTCAGAAACTGAACGGTATTGTTGACCCGCACGACGTGAACGATAGTCAAAATAGAATGAAGGAATTTCAATTACACCCAACACATGCTTTTTACCATCACGTGTCACTTCAACTGTGCGTGAACGAACACCAGCATCTTCTTCTTGAATCACATCACGTACTAGGGTCACATTACGTGCCTGACTCATTGATGCACCAGCACCAAGAAGTTTTAATGTGACTTTTGTTCCGCGTTTACCACGAATAAGCCCAACAATTTCAGAACTTGTCCAACCAATTACATCAACCATTTTCTCGCCTTCTTGGGCGACACCAATGATTCGATCTCCTGATTTCACTTGGCCAGACTTACTTGCAGGACCACCTTCTACAATGGTTTCAATCTTGGTGTAATCTTCGTTGCCACGTTCTGGACGAATCGACACACCAATACCTTCGAGTTGCAAAGTGGTTTGGCGATTAAGTTCGATCGCATCAATTGGCGGGTAATAGTTACTATGTGGATCATAAGTCGCCAACATTGCATTTAATGTTTTGTCCAAAACGTCATCGCTTTTCACACGACTAATTCTTTCAAGCTGACGCGTATAACGTTTAGTTAACGTTTGAGCTGGCGTTAAATCCTCTGGGCCAGTTAAGTCTTGACCATCAGCAAGTGAAGGATTCTCTTTAAGCGCTTTTTGTTTCGCCTGCTCTTCTTCACGGCTAATGGTTAAGTTGATTAACTGTGAAACCAACATTTTGCGCCAATGATTTTGTTGCTCAGCAGTCGTTTTAAAATACGGTGCTTTTTCACGATCAACTTCAATATAGCTATTAGGCTGCTTTAAATTTTGCTGTTGTTTTAACTCAGCTAACATGAACTCATAAAACTGTTTTAAACGTTCACGATATTGCTGATGAATTGCAAACGGTCCAGTCAAATTCCCCGCTTTTAATGAAGCACCAAAATTTGAACCATAGAGTTTTTTATAATTTTGAACTTCAGCGTCTAAAAATAGTGAGTGATCTGGATCAAGACTATCTAAATACATATCAAGAATACGATTTGATGTCGTCGCATCCAGACGCATATTTAAATAATGTTGGCGATCAACTAAAGTTGCCAGCTGGCGAGCTACCAAAGCTTGTTCTTGCGTTGGCTGGATTGATTGAGAAACCACAGCAGTATTGGTTGCTGCTCTCGCTTCATTCATCGTATGAGAGAAGAATAAACCGCCAGTCGCGATCGCTACTGCACAAGCTATAGTTTGAAGTTTCATAAATTTTTAATACTTCCTTGGGTGTTCCTATCTTACACGCTCTGTTTTCGATATGAACTAAGCAGATTCAAAATCTTAACCAACTAAATTGTTTATACCGTGTAGTTTTATCATATTCTGTACTGACAAAATGTAGCAAAACATTGCAAAATTCGCTTATTGTTTTTTCAATCAAAATTCAAATGGAACCAATATGATTGGCGCATTGATGCTGGACATTGCCGGCACAGAACTTACTCAAGAAGATATTGAACTATTACGCGCTCCGCAAGTCGGTGGCATGATTTTATTTGCACGAAATATTGAATCTCCACAACAAGTGCGTGCTTTAACCGACCATATGCGTCAAATTCGTCCAGATATTTTGATTGCTGTCGATCAAGAAGGTGGTCGAGTTCAGCGCCTAAGATCAGGTTTTACCCTATTACCAGCCATGGGTCGTTTTGGGGAGTTATATTTAACTCAACCTCAAAAAGCACTTGAGCTGGCTGAGCAATGCGGTTGGCTCATGGCAACCGAAGTGCTTGCTGTCGGCATCGATTTTAGTTTTGCACCAGTTTTAGATCTTAATGCAATTAGTGATGTGATTGGCGACCGTGGCTTCTCTAAAAATATTGATGATATTGCCCCACTTGCTGGCGCATTTATGCAAGGTATGAAAAAAGCCGGCATGGCAAATACAGGCAAGCACTTCCCGGGTCACGGTTCAGTAAAAGCTGACTCGCATGTTGCGGCCGCAATCGACAGTCGTAGCTATGACGAAATTTACAACCATGATATGCAGAGCTTCATTAAGCTTATGCCTCAGCTAGATGCGCTCATGCCTGCACATGTGATTTATGATCAAGTTGATCCAAATCCAGCAGGTTTTTCACCTTTCTGGATTCAAGAAGTTCTCCGTAATCGCCTAAAGTTTAATGGCGTGCTTTTCTCTGATGACTTAAGCATGCAAGCTGCATGTGTAGCAGGTGGCGCAGATGCACGTATTCAAGCAGCTCTATCAGCTGGTTGCGACATGGGGCTTGTATGTAATGACCGTAGTGCAGCATGTACAGCACTTGAAGGTATTACGAACTTAGAACTACCAAATCAAGAACGCCTTGAACGTATGCGTGGTCAAATTCCACAAATTCAGATTGGTGAAACCTTATCGCTTGGCGACGAGTGGCAAGCTGTCAAAACAGCCATTGAAGAGTTTAAAAATTCGATTTAAGTTAGTAAAAATTTTAATTGGCTACAAAAACCTATTCACTATCTGATACGCGGTTAAGTCATACGCAACCTGCTCATCTGCTGAAGGATATTGATTACTTCAATATATTTGATAGATGCAGAAAGTGAACAGGTTTTGCGTATGACAATGGTTTTGGTTACTTTTCCCGAAAGAAAAGTAACTCCAACTGAAAGTTCATCCCAGAATGCCAACCTAATTGACAGGACTCCGTCATGCAGGTTCATTCACCATCAATGCATTAGAACCTCTTCATTGTTATTAATAATGAAGAACACACAAAAACAATAAACCGAGTTCAGGACGAATGACACAGCAACTTTCAAAACACCGCCATATCTCTTTTACAGCCCACTATACGGGTTATATCTGGTATCAAATGGGGATTTCTCATGAAGCACTTGCGACAACCAAAGGCAAATCACTAGCGTATTTGGTTCATCCTATAGAATCTTGGGCTGAGAAATATGTGGGCGGTAGCATGCGTACCACGCTCAAACAACGCCATACTATGCTTGATCATCATTTAGAACAACTCATTCAAGAAAATCCTGATTTACAAGTTCTAGAAATAGCATGTGGCCTGTCTCCACGTGGCTGGTGGTTTAGACAACGTTACCCTTCTATTACCTATCGGGAGCTTGATTTACCCGACATGGCACAAACCAAACAAAATGCATTACAACAAATTGAAAAAAATGCGCCCGAAATTTTATCAGTTGATTTATTTACAGAAGCTTTTGCACAAGCATTTGAAGTATTTGACCCAAACCGCCCACTAGTTGTAATCAGTGAAGGCTTAATTAACTATTTTGATAAAGGTTTATTAAAACAGCTGATTCAATCAATTGCGCACTATGGTTCGTCTTTTAAAAATTTTCATTATTTAACTGACCTCTACCCTGAACCAGTTAAAAACAAGCTTGCTAGTATTATCTGGAATAGTAGTAAGTTACTTAAACTCATGTCTCGCAGTTCATTTAGTTTTCATTTCAAAAGTCCACAAGAAGTTAAAGACTTTTTTAAAGATACAGAATTTGAGCAGGTTACTATTGAACAGCCACAAATATTCTTTGGGCAAGTTTCTCAAGATAACCATGAAGAGCATTTAGGCGATTTAGTCTGGATTATTCATTCTCAAATAAAATAATAAATATAAAAAAATGGAAGCTCGATATAAACGAGCTTCCATCTATAACTATATTATTAAGCTGCTTGTTTTTGACGGGCAATAAAACGGCTTAACCGATCAGCAAGCTCAAAACTACCATGTTTAAATAAAGCACGGATTCCGTGTTCAGTAGCTTCAAATATTAAACATTCAATCGAGAAAGGGCCTTCTTCATCTTCTAAATGCAGGGCTAAATCACGTGGATGATCATTCACAAAATCAAGCTGTGAAACATCATCCATTTTTAAATACATCCCAAAGAAAGTCACGTCAACAATCGTCACTGGCACTTCTGTTTTACATTCACGGTGGCTCAGTTGAGTATTCGGTTGCAAGACCCGAACTCGCTCTTCACCACGGCGTTCCATGTTTTGCATTTGTTCACGTGTCATAGGAATAATGCCATCCAAATTTTGGATAGATTCACCCTTCAAGAATGAAGTGAACAAACTCATAGTTTCTTTACGACGCTGGAGCTGCGGTACATGATCAGCGTTTGCAATAAGTGCGAATTCCATATCAGGACATTGCAACGCAAAGTTCGCATTTTCATGAGGCAAAGTAAAACTGTCGTATTGCCCTGCTGCAACCAATGTTTTGCACTCTGGAATAGGTACATCTGTTAAACGCAAAAGACGATTACAGTTAATTTCATAACGTTCTCGCTCAGTACCCGTAAATTCGGCCATTTGTCTAAAAAATAATTTTTTAGCGGTTGGTGACATACGTGTTTTATCTAATTTGGCATGATTCACCAAATATAAAATTACCGCTTGCCCAAACTCTTCCATTCGGTTTTCTTGCATGAGTTTGAGTGACTCTTCCAAAATCATTCGCCAACTTTTACGAGTCTTTTGCATAACACCCATTAAGATCATACGATCCATCAAATCTGGGCGGTGATGAGCAAAACAAGAGGCAATGACTGACCCCAAGGACATTCCCATGACAGAAACTTTTTGTATTCCAACGATATCTAACCAACGTCCTAACATTTCAGATAAATCAGGCAGTTCTAAAGTACCCGCAGATATTCCTGTATCTCGATTGGTAATTTGCTGATTTGCGCCCATCGAAGGTAAATCGATTAAAATGACCGGACCGCTTTCAAACAATTGTTCAACACAATATTTATAAGAATTAAAATTCTGGAAAGCACCGCCCACAATCACAATTGGCGTATTGTGAATCGTTTTTGGATCGGCAATTGCCATATATTCAATTTTCCAGCCGTCGATCCATGTTGTACGAGCAGGTTGTTTAAAACTATCTCTATGGTAGATATCGAAAAAGCCAAAACCGGCATAAGCTTGGTTGATCTCCGAATCCATTTGAATAATGGAATTCATATCCTTGCTTCCTCCTTGCTGTAATTTTTTTATGCTGCAAGAGTTCCTTCTTGAACACGTAATCTTTTATGCACAAATCTTTAAAATTTGTATTTGTTTGTATTGCACAATAACATTCTAAACAATTGTCTGAAATATACGCAATCGCTGAATTGACCGCTCATCCTGTTTAAGCCGCTAATAGTTTGCAAAATATTTAAATGTTTTTTTATAGCGGTCACATTTTTGAAAAAAAGCCATTCATTGTTCCGCATTTGGCTGCTACTATCGTAGTCATTGGTAAATGATTAAAAAATGCTATGCAAGATTCAATTGAACAATATATGCAAAAAGTTGGGCAACAAGCACGCGAGGCTTCTCGTGTCCTCACAAGTGCTTCTACCTCACTAAAAAATCATGCGCTCTCTGCTATTTATACTGCTTTAGAAAATAATCAGGCAGCTATTTTGGCAGCGAATCAAATCGACATGGATAAAGGTCGTAGCAACCAGCTCGACAGCGCCCTGCTTGATCGTCTTGAGCTTACACCTGCACGTATTAAAGGCATGTTGCAAGGTTTAAAAGACGTGATTGCACTTGTCGATCCTATTGGGGAAATTACTGATCTTGCATACCGCCCCACAGGCATTCAAATTGGAAAAATGCGTGTGCCTTTAGGTGTCGTTGGTATGATTTACGAATCACGTCCAAACGTTACCCTTGAAGCGGCATCTTTAGCGATTAAATCTGGTAATGCCATTATTTTACGTGGTGGTTCAGAAGCATTAGAGTCAAATAAAGCAATCGCTGAAGCTATTAAGCATGGCTTAAAAGTTGCTGGTTTACCTGAACATTCCGTGCAAGTCATTGAAACCACTGACCGTGCAGCTGTTGGTCATCTTATTACCATGGCTGAATATGTTGATGTTATTGTTCCACGTGGTGGTAAAAGCTTAATTGAGCGCGTAACCAATGAAGCTCGTATTCCTGTCATTAAACATCTTGATGGTAACTGCCATGTATTTGTTGAAGCACAGGCAGACTTGCAAAAAGCATTACCAATTACTTTAAATGCCAAAACACATCGTTATGGCGTTTGTAATGCGATGGAAACTTTGCTCGTTGATGAAAAAATTGCCGACGTTTTCTTACCGCACATTGCTGAACTTTATGCTGAAAAACAAGTTGAGTTACGTGGCTGTCCAGAAACACGCCGTATTTTGGGTGCCTCTGTAAAACCTGCAACAGAAGAAGATTGGTACACCGAATATTTAGGGCCAATTCTTGCAGTTAAAGTGGTGAGCGGGATTGATGAAGCAATTGACCATATCAACAAATATGGTTCACATCACACTGATGCAATTGTGACTGAAAACTACACTTTAGCTCGTCAGTTCTTGGCTCGTGTAGATTCAAGCTCAGTCGTAATTAATGCATCAACTCGTTTTGCTGATGGTTTCGAATATGGCTTAGGCGCTGAAATTGGTATCTCCACCGATAAAATCCATGCCCGCGGTCCTGTTGGCTTAGAAGGCTTAACTTCTCAAAAATGGATTGTGTTAGGTGACGGACAAATTCGCCAATAATTAAATCTATGAGTTCAAATAAAAACACCTGATCAATTTCAGGCGTTTTTTTATTATTCAAGTTATAAGTCACTATAAAAAAACCAGCCCGCAGGCTGGTTTTTTTATTCATATATTTATTAGAAAATAAAGTCCGTATTCACAAATTTAGAATAGTGCTCAGACACCATAGAGGCCAACATGCCCTTACTGTCATCTGTCTGTTTAGCAGCAATCATTGAACGGATTGAGAATGCTCGCAGAGCATCATGCACAGACAGTGTACCTTCCGCAGAATCTTTACGACCACCGAACGGGAATACATCAGGGCCGCGCTGACATTGACAGTTGATATTTACACGACAGACCTGATGGACCAGCGGATCAACTAAATGACCAATTTGCTCAGGGTCACTACCAAAAATACTCACCTGCTGACCATGATCAGAAGTAGTGACATATTCCAGTACAGTTTCAATGTCATCGTAAACAGAGACTGGTATCACTGGACCGAACTGTTCTTCACGATACAGTCTCATACCTTCAGTCACTGGATAAACTACGGCTGGATAGAACATCGTTTTGCAGAATTCACCGCCTTCCGGATTAACTACTTTTGCCCCTTTAGCCACAGCATCTTCAATGACTTCAGTCATGTAGGCTGTACGGTGCATACCTGGTAACGGAGTAATAAACACACCTTTTTCCCAAGGCATCCCCACTTTAAGTTTGCCCAGCTCAGCCGTTAAGCGGTTAACAAATTCATCTACTATTGAACGATGTACCATCAACATTTTGAGTGCGGTACAACGCTGACCATTAAACGACAATGCACCCAGCAGACACTCTTTCACTGTTAGATCCAAGTCGGCATCTGGCAGAATAATAGCGGCATTCTTCGCATCCAGCCCCAAAATCGCACGCAGACGATGAGATTTAGGATGTTGCTTCTTCAAGTGATCAGCTACTTTACTAGAACCAATCAGTGCCAGTACATTAATTTGCCCAGATGCCAGTAGATGGGGTACTACTAGAGAACCTGGTGCATAAATGGTATTGATCACACCTTTTGGAAATGAATCACGGAACGCTTCTAGTAACGGTTCAAACAACAATGTCCCAAATTGAGGTGGTTTGAAGATGATCGTATTCCCCATCAGCATGGCTGGGATCAGAGTCGCAAAGGTTTCGTTCAGCGGGTAGTTGTATGGTCCCATACACAACACGACACCTAGTGGAGTACGACGAATTTGACCAATCGTACCTTCAGCCATGACAAAGCGGGAGTTGGCATTATCTAAATCTTTCAGAGCGTCAATCGTTTGACGCATGTAGGTAATCGTACGGTCAAATTCTTTCTCTGAATCCGCCAAGCTTTTGCCAATTTCCCACATGATCAGCTTAATAATTAGATCTCGCTGTTCCACCATGCGCTGAATAAATTTTTGCATACAGGCAATGCGCTCACTAACCTTCATCATGGGCCATTCGCCACGACCATTGTTGTAAGCCCTTACCGCTGCCTCTAGTGCTTCATCGCTTTCTTTTTCGCCCATGACCGGATAACTACCAAGTTCAACTTGCTCTAGGCTACCGTCAGGCTGCTGAATCCAGATTGGAGATAATGTTTTCTTGGTTGCACCAGCCCATAGCTTCAACTCACCATCCACGAGTGAGACACGCTGATGAATTTGGGAGGGCAGACGCACACTTTCAGGAATACTGTCCACTACTGGGAATTTAAGCTGTAGATTATTTAACTGATTCATTCTTCTTAATACCTTATTATTCGTATGTCTTTTATATATTCCCGAACTCGTCACTGTAATCAGGTTTTATTCGGGTCAATATCACTATTATTATCCGTACTCACCTTGCTTGAACCGTAAACCACAAGGTGAATATCTTAAAGCGTTGGTAATCTTTCTAGATGAATTTACCCCCGACACACACTATCAGTCACCCCTAGCTTCTGGATGACTTGTTCAATGATCTGTTCTGGTGTGAGAGCAATATCAATAGCAATTGCTTCATTCACATCAGGTTCCTCTAATGTGTCTAGCTGTGTTTGTAGCAACGCTGGATCAAAAAAATGACCTGATCTTTCTGCAAGTCGTTGCTGTAATAACTCATAAGAACCTTTTAAGTAGACAAACTTAACATTTTGGTCCTGCCCTCTTAAAATATCGCGATACATGCGTTTTAAAGATGAACATGTAAATACAGCTGTTTCACCGTCTCTTTGTTTGGTTTCAATGGCCTGACGAATTGCTTGTAACCATGGCAAGCGGTCTTCATCAGTTAAGGGAATGCCTTGACTCATCTTACTTTTATTTGCAGCTGAATGAAGCGTATCGCCATCAAGGAACTCACAAGCCAAACGCTCTGATAACAATTCACCAATTAGGGTTTTACCTGTTCCACAGACACCCATTGCAATCACAATCATGGATTACTCACCTTTAATTATAAAATAGTGCTAAGCAGTAGCGTGAAAGATAAACCCAACACTGAAATGATCGTTTCCAATACTGACCAAGTCTTGAGTGTCTGTCCTACTGTCATACCGAAATATTCTTTGATTAACCAGAATCCTGCGTCATTTACATGTGAGAAAACTAATGAACCCGAACCTGTGGCAAGTACTAAAAGTTCCGGCCTAACTGCAACACCTGCTGTTGCTGCAATTGGAGCCACAATGCTACACGCTGTAGCCATGGCAACCGTTGCCGATCCTGTTGCCAAACGAATTAATGCTGCAACAAACCAGCCCAACAATAACGGCGATAAATTTGCCTTCAAAGCTGTAGAAACAATCTCATTAGAAATACCGGTGTCACGCAAAATGCCGCCAAAACCACCACCGGCACCTACAATCAACATAATCCCAGCAATAGAAGCTAAACATCCGCCACAGAATTTTTCAATTTGTTCACGGTTAAAGCCCTGCATCGTACCGAAAGTAATAAAGCTAACCAATACTGCGATGAGCAATGCGATATCAGAAGTACCGATGAAACGCAGTAAGTCGTTTGCGAAAGTCTGAGGTGCAAAGAAAAGATCTGCCCAGCTACCGATCAACATCAATACAACCGGCAACATGATCGTAAATAAGGTAATACCAAAACTTGGTAATTCACGTGTCTTACTAGCATCTGCTTCAACAAACTGCTTTGCTAAAGGATTATTTTCAGGCAATTTGACGTATTTATTGATCCAAAGTGCATACAATGGTCCAGCAACAATTGCCGTTGGCACACCAACAATCAGACTATAAGCAATCGTTTTACCAATATCAGCATGATAAGCCTGTACTGCCAACAGTGCTGCTGGATGTGGTGGAATTAAGCCATGCACAACCGACAAACCTGCAACCATTGGCAAGCCCACAACCAGTAAGGATTTGCCTGTTCGCTTGGCAATGTTGAATGCAATTGGAATGAGTAGAACGAAACCTACTTCGAAAAATACGGGAAGCCCAACAATAAGGGCAATAAACATCATGGCCCAGTGAATATTTTTCTCACCAAACCATTTAATTAGGGTAATCGCTATTCGCTCTGCGCCACCCGACTCAGCCATCATTTTGCCGAGCATTGTTCCTAATGCGATTACAATCGCAAGGTGGCCTAGGGTTTTACCAGTACCAGCTTCATATGACTTAACAATATCGCCCATTGGCATGCCAACAGCTAAAGCTAAACCAAGTGAAACAATAATAAGAACCAGAAATGGATAAATTCTAAACTTCGCGATCATGACCACTAAAGCAATAATCGCGATTACAGTGTAGATCAGTAACATGCCACCCTGAACCGTCTCCATGGGACACTTCTCCTTGGAATAATTATTTAGGCACACAGCCTAAATAAAGGTCTTCAACCACAGTAATTCCTACTGTTAAGACATTAAATTTTTATATTTAGGTGTGACCAGCACAAACTGGTCA from Acinetobacter pittii encodes the following:
- the gntT gene encoding gluconate:H+ symporter; amino-acid sequence: METVQGGMLLIYTVIAIIALVVMIAKFRIYPFLVLIIVSLGLALAVGMPMGDIVKSYEAGTGKTLGHLAIVIALGTMLGKMMAESGGAERIAITLIKWFGEKNIHWAMMFIALIVGLPVFFEVGFVLLIPIAFNIAKRTGKSLLVVGLPMVAGLSVVHGLIPPHPAALLAVQAYHADIGKTIAYSLIVGVPTAIVAGPLYALWINKYVKLPENNPLAKQFVEADASKTRELPSFGITLFTIMLPVVLMLIGSWADLFFAPQTFANDLLRFIGTSDIALLIAVLVSFITFGTMQGFNREQIEKFCGGCLASIAGIMLIVGAGGGFGGILRDTGISNEIVSTALKANLSPLLLGWFVAALIRLATGSATVAMATACSIVAPIAATAGVAVRPELLVLATGSGSLVFSHVNDAGFWLIKEYFGMTVGQTLKTWSVLETIISVLGLSFTLLLSTIL